One window of Populus nigra chromosome 5, ddPopNigr1.1, whole genome shotgun sequence genomic DNA carries:
- the LOC133694349 gene encoding non-specific lipid transfer protein GPI-anchored 31-like produces the protein MKRSLFIGCILATLAVLANSAHHESSPRKSPAPSPSADCTDVAFDMLDCITYLSDGSEAAKPTASCCAGFEAVLSLDAECLCFALKHSADFGVALNLTRAAALSSKCGVSAPPLSKCGISVPATGGPANPPSSVPEPAPPTESPPYPVIEPPTNNQPSAPAPAPSNSDDNGVSAAAPVIIEVPAQAPAKGMAYSIPAPFSVLISCAVASTLLFLWV, from the exons ATGAAGAGAAGTCTCTTCATTGGTTGCATTTTGGCCACACTGGCTGTGCTAGCAAACAGTGCTCACCATGAATCATCACCTCGGAAATCACCAGCACCGTCACCATCAGCAGATTGTACCGATGTGGCATTTGACATGTTGGATTGTATAACCTATTTGTCGGATGGTAGCGAAGCGGCGAAGCCCACTGCTTCTTGCTGTGCTGGGTTTGAAGCAGTGCTTAGTCTGGATGCTGAGTGCTTATGTTTTGCATTGAAGCATAGTGCAGATTTTGGCGTTGCTTTGAATCTTACCAGGGCTGCAGCTTTATCTTCTAAGTGTGGAGTTTCTGCTCCTCCTCTTAGTAAATGTGGCA TCTCTGTGCCTGCTACCGGTGGACCTG CTAACCCTCCATCCTCCGTTCCAGAGCCAGCTCCACCGACAGAATCTCCACCGTATCCTGTTATAGAGCCACCAACAAATAACCAACCTTCAGCCCCAGCTCCGGCACCATCGAACAGTGATGATAATGGGGTTTCAGCAGCAGCTCCAGTAATTATTGAAGTTCCAGCACAAGCACCAGCGAAAGGGATGGCATATTCTATCCCTGCTCCCTTTTCGGTTCTCATTAGCTGCGCTGTTGCTTCCACTCTTCTTTTCCTGTGGGTTTAG